In Erigeron canadensis isolate Cc75 chromosome 6, C_canadensis_v1, whole genome shotgun sequence, the following are encoded in one genomic region:
- the LOC122604196 gene encoding probable disease resistance protein At4g27220 — MEFLSAILGPVVESLLVPVKRHLGYLLFSTKHVRKMSTRMKKLHDTRVGVKGHMETNSRCNLEIPTGVLDWLEAVEKTEEDAERISSNVHGCFNLKKRYRTGRKAFKIAGEIEGLIIDNTQTSWSDAPKPLGKVSSKKASTSAPSDGDDAHNFFNSRDKIFKEALGFLQQDHKAQVVALCGMGGVGKTTMMEQLKKAVEDKEMFDWVVKVVIGEKMNTLKIQQTVAEYLRHPLTETSEGARAELLRIAFEKISKERKEKVLVILDDVWEKVELKDIGLCPLPNSSKLLLTSRNENVCTQIVAEDDLDLRVVRVDVMEELEANNFFFHISKVSDPDLKEMGVKIVKRCGFLPLAIKLIATNLRSKEKWAWRNTLHRLKKNELDKNVQKIVEISYNFLADEDAKAVFLLCGLFPDDFNIPIEDLTRYAWGLQLLNKVPTLGDARDRTKTCVLDLKNANLLLSSDHSECVKMHDLVLAFVVAKVSEGNHPWIINHSDVSNWSRAEMSKSCRRISLTCMGMSEFPRDFKYPKVSLLRLMNGDESLKFPDDFYEKMENLQVMAFEKLYYPLLPTSLQCSTTLRTLCLHQCSLMFDCSPIGDHLLNLEVLSFAHSGIEYLPSAIGKLVKLKLLDLTGCMDLRIDEGVLENLVKLEELYIEVANGKVVRFTDINYKELAERSKNLSAFDFEFVENNPESKNMSYNKLERFRISMGRYLENGSPDNVRNSENTLMLKVANKDELLESGMNELFPKTEVLYLEAGSGMKNLEEVLPKSVPRHSLFYNLRVLRITKCVDLRYLFTVPVARGLLKLERLTISECPVMEALVYSEEEQGVDDIRFQGLKYLSLLNLPKLEGLSSDTNNIVIHLPQLVTLILIGLPNFTSIYPAGEYKSSIMSSGSSTIDDKPFFNKQAMIPPRLEILEISRMEALKNIWPEVVDDATCCCSLRYISVEKCADLRYLFTVPAARGLLKLERLTIEECPVMEALVYSEEEQGVDDIRFQGLKYLRLLNLPKLEGLSSNTNNIVIHLPQLVSLHLQGLPNLTSIYPAGEYKSSIMSSGSSTIDDKPFFNKQAMIPPRLEELRIYRMEALKNIWPEVVDDATCFCSLRQIVVIYCDNLVNVFPRNPMPLLPHLETIDVTHCGSIQALFDIDVGEEGGGISKLRSISVYNSKRLTEVWRLKRGGAAVHINHPNDDDVIICGCFQAVEKIFIYDCKSFRNIFTPTTARFDLGALNNYSIDGRNQEVPK, encoded by the exons ATGGAATTTTTATCAGCAATCCTTGGTCCCGTTGTTGAATCATTATTGGTGCCTGTCAAGAGACACCTGGGATATCTCCTTTTCTCCACAAAACATGTTCGGAAAATGAGTACCAGGATGAAGAAACTGCATGATACACGGGTTGGTGTCAAAGGGCATATGGAAACAAACAGCAGATGCAACTTGGAGATACCGACTGGTGTACTAGATTGGTTGGAAGCAGTCGAAAAGACTGAGGAAGATGCTGAAAGAATTTCTAGCAACGTCCATGGgtgttttaatttgaaaaagagGTACCGAACAGGAAGGAAGGCGTTCAAGATTGCCGGGGAAATTGAAGGTCTTATTATAGATAATACTCAGACAAGCTGGAGTGATGCTCCCAAACCTCTTGGAAAAGTGAGCTCCAAAAAGGCATCCACTTCTGCACCGTCAGATGGTGATGATGCTCACAATTTCTTCAATTCAAGAGACAAGATTTTTAAGGAGGCGCTCGGTTTCCTTCAACAAGATCACAAGGCCCAAGTGGTAGCCCTGTGCGGAATGGGTGGCGTGGGGAAGACCACAATGATGGAACAACTGAAAAAGGCTGTGGAAGATAAGGAAATGTTTGATTGGGTTGTGAAGGTGGTTATCGGGGAAAAGATGAACACATTAAAAATTCAGCAAACCGTGGCAGAATACTTACGGCATCCTTTAACGGAAACAAGTGAAGGCGCAAGGGCAGAACTTCTTCGCATAGCATTTGAGaagatttcaaaagaaagaaaagagaaggttCTAGTAATATTGGATGATGTTTGGGAGAAGGTTGAGCTTAAAGACATTGGACTATGTCCTTTGCCAAACAGCTCCAAGTTGTTGCTAACATCAAGAAATGAAAACGTTTGTACACAAATTGTTGCAGAAGATGATTTAGATCTTAGAGTTGTTAGAGTAGATGTGATGGAGGAGTTAGAAGCGaataatttcttttttcatatttcAAAAGTTTCAGACCCGGACCTCAAAGAAATGGGAGTTAAAATCGTGAAAAGATGTGGTTTCTTACCCTTAGCCATCAAACTCATTGCAACAAACCTTAGATCTAAAGAAAAGTGGGCATGGAGGAATACACTTCACCGTTTGAAGAAAAATGAACTCGATAAGAATGTGCAAAAAATTGTTgagataagttataactttttagCTGATGAAGATGCTAAAGCAGTTTTTCTGCTTTGTGGTTTGTTTCCGGATGACTTCAATATTCCAATCGAGGATCTGACAAGATACGCATGGGGGCTTCAGTTGTTAAATAAAGTTCCTACTCTGGGGGACGCCAGAGACCGGACAAAAACATGTGTACTTGATCTCAAAAATGCAAATTTATTGCTCAGTAGCGATCATTCCGAGTGTGTCAAAATGCACGATCTTGTGCTTGCTTTTGTGGTTGCTAAAGTTTCTGAAGGCAATCATCCATGGATCATTAACCACAGTGATGTTTCAAATTGGAGTAGAGCTGAAATGAGCAAGTCTTGCAGAAGGATTTCTTTGACATGTATGGGCATGTCTGAGTTCCCAAGAGACTTTAAATACCCAAAAGTATCCCTATTGAGACTTATGAATGGCGATGAATCTCTTAAGTTTCCTGATGATTTTTatgagaaaatggaaaatcttcAAGTTATGGCATTTGAGAAGTTGTATTATCCTCTGCTTCCCACATCGCTTCAATGCTCTACCACACTTCGAACACTCTGTCTACATCAATGCTCATTGATGTTTGATTGCTCTCCTATTGGTGATCATCTTTTGAACTTGGAAGTGCTCAGCTTTGCTCATTCTGGCATCGAATATTTACCATCTGCAATCGGGAAGCTAGTGAAGCTAAAGCTACTTGATTTGACAGGCTGTATGGATCTACGGATCGATGAAGGGGTCTTGGAAAACCTGGTCAAGCTTGAAGAGCTATATATAGAGGTTGCTAATGGAAAGGTTGTAAGATTCACAGATATAAACTACAAAGAATTGGCAGAACGTTCCAAGAATCTTTCTGCATTTGACTTTGAATTCGTTGAGAACAATCCTGAGTCAAAGAATATGTCATATAATAAGCTTGAAAGATTCCGTATATCTATGGGACGTTACTTAGAAAATGGTAGCCCCGATAATGTGCGAAATTCCGAGAACACGCTGATGTTAAAAGTCGCtaacaaagatgaattgttgGAATCTGGAATGAATGAGTTGTTTCCGAAAACAGAAGTGCTTTACTTGGAAGCTGGCAGTGGCATGAAAAACCTTGAAGAAGTTTTACCGAAATCTGTACCTCGACACAgcttgttttataatttaagagtCCTTCGTATTACCAAGTGTGTCGACTTGAGATACCTCTTTACAGTCCCAGTAGCAAGGGGCCTGCTGAAGCTTGAGCGTCTCACAATTTCAGAATGCCCTGTTATGGAAGCACTAGTATACAGCGAAGAAGAACAAGGGGTCGATGACATTAGGTTTCAGGGGCTGAAGTATCTAAGTTTGCTTAATCTACCAAAGTTGGAAGGTTTGTCGTCCGACACTAACAATATTGTAATCCATCTACCGCAACTAGTGACGTTGATTCTCATAGGCCTTCCAAACTTCACAAGCATTTATCCGGCGGGAGAGTATAAATCATCGATTATGTCCAGTGGCAGTTCTACTATTGATGATAAACCTTTCTTCAATAAACAG GCTATGATCCCTCCTAGGTTGGAGATATTGGAAATTAGCAGGATGGAGGCATTGAAGAATATATGGCCGGAAGTAGTTGATGATGCCACCTGCTGCTGCTCATTGCGATATATCTCAGTGGAAAAGTGTGCCGACTTGAGATACCTGTTTACAGTCCCAGCAGCAAGGGGCCTGCTGAAGCTTGAACGTCTCACAATTGAGGAATGCCCTGTTATGGAAGCACTGGTATACAGCGAAGAAGAACAAGGGGTCGATGACATTAGGTTTCAGGGGCTGAAGTATCTACGTTTGCTTAATCTACCAAAGTTGGAAGGTTTGTCGTCCAACACTAACAATATTGTAATCCATCTACCGCAACTAGTGTCGTTGCATCTTCAGGGCCTTCCAAACTTGACAAGCATTTATCCGGCGGGAGAGTATAAATCATCGATTATGTCCAGTGGCAGTTCTACTATTGATGATAAACCTTTCTTCAATAAACAG GCTATGATCCCTCCTAGGTTGGAGGAATTGAGGATTTATCGGATGGAGGCATTGAAGAATATATGGCCGGAAGTAGTTGATGATGCCACCTGCTTCTGCTCATTGCGACAGATTGTAGTGATATACTGTGATAATCTTGTGAATGTGTTTCCGAGGAATCCGATGCCATTGTTGCCTCATCTTGAAACAATCGATGTTACTCATTGTGGTTCCATTCAAGCGTTATTCGACATTGATGTTGGTGAAGAAGGCGGCGGTATTAGTAAATTGAGATCCATTAGCGTATATAACTCAAAGAGGCTTACAGAGGTGTGGAGGTTGAAAAGAGGAGGAGCTGCCGTACATATTAACCACcctaatgatgatgatgtcatcatttgtGGCTGCTTTCAAGCTGTTGAAAAGATATTCATATATGACTGTAAGAGCTTTAGGAATATATTTACACCAACCACCGCTAGGTTTGACCTGGGAGCACTAAACAACTATTCTATAGATGGCAGAAACCAAGAGGTACCcaaataa